From one Mytilus galloprovincialis chromosome 13, xbMytGall1.hap1.1, whole genome shotgun sequence genomic stretch:
- the LOC143057945 gene encoding cytochrome P450 2E1-like, producing MAYLLNVSITEVLIGITVGLICWLWMRSRRPADFPPGPIPLPLIGNVHQLSGGNIVKAFRRLRKEYGDIFSLSIGSSWVVVVNGANDLRELLLKRGDSISDRPNIFILKLRDNHGIIASNGTTWRQQRTFAHLKLRDFGFGRRSFESSISEEVDIFLKYLEDLKGKPFDVSEKLNISVSNNVMSIIIGRRFDYDDPKFKYFIGLLTANFKNAALAGPLYFFPILAKLPGDMFGAKKIVDISVKLRQFYRDEIAEHKASFDENNIRDFTDAYLKEIALHKNEKDTTFTEKQLMWLISDFFTAGTETTSTTLRWAMVFLLNNPKVQTKMRKEIEDVIGSGRPPQLSDQKNLNYCVAVIHEVLRLGNISPTSLPHSVSEDVFYKGYKIPKGAIVMPMLDSVLSDESNFPNSHEFIPERFIDNDGNLVDLDKVIAFSIGKRNCTGESLARMELFLYLTSLIQRFELVPPEGEDPPTLEGFYGTTHSPLPFTLRVLSRHK from the exons ATGGCGTATTTGTTAAATGTTTCGATTACTGAAGTGTTAATTGGAATAACTGTAGGGCTAATATGCTGGCTTTGGATGAGATCACGGAGGCCAGCCGATTTCCCACCTGGACCAATACCACTACCACTCATTGGAAACGTACATCAACTTTCAGGTGGAAATATTGTGAAAGCTTTTCGCAGACTTCGAAAAGAATATGGTGATATTTTCAGCCTTTCAATTGGGTCATCTTGGGTGGTAGTTGTTAATGGAGCCAATGATTTACGTGAATTGTTGCTTAAAAGAGGCGACAGTATTTCAGACAGGccaaacattttcattttaaaactcAGGGATAACCATG GCATAATAGCATCAAACGGCACAACATGGAGACAACAACGCACATTTGCACATTTAAAACTTAGAGATTTTGGATTTGGAAGACGTAGTTTTGAATCAAGCATTTCAGAAGAGGTTGATATATTCCTGAAATACTTGGAAGATTTGAAAGGAAAGCCCTTTGATGTCTCTGAAAAATTAAATATCAGTGTGTCTAACAACGTCATGTCAATAATAATTGGACGTAGATTTGATTACGATGACCCAAAGTTTAAATACTTTATTGGCTTACTTACTGCAAATTTCAAGAATGCAGCTCTTGCAGGGCCACTGTATTTCTTTCCAATACTTGCAAAGCTTCCTGGTGATATGTTTGGCGCTAAAAAAATCGTTGATATCTCGGTTAAGCTTAGACAATTTTATAGGGATGAAATCGCAGAACACAAGGCATCATTTGACGAAAACAACATCAGGGACTTTACAGACGCCTATTTGAAGGAAATAGCGCTccataaaaatgaaaaggacacaACGTTTACAG AAAAACAATTGATGTGGCTGATATCGGACTTTTTTACAGCGGGGACTGAGACAACTTCAACTACACTCAGATGGGCTATGGTGTTTTTATTAAATAACCCAAAAGTTCAAACTAAAATGAGGAAAGAGATTGAAGATGTTATTGGAAGCGGAAGACCACCGCAGTTATCTGATCAGAAAAACCTTAATTATTGTGTGGCGGTTATTCATGAAGTTCTGAGGCTAGGAAATATTTCTCCAACTTCCCTGCCTCATAGTGTTTCAGAAGATGTCTTCTACAAAGGATATAAAATCCCCAAAGGTGCTATTGTTATGCCTATGTTAGATTCTGTCTTGTCAGATGAAAGCAACTTCCCAAACAGCCACGAGTTCATACCAGAACGATTTATCGATAACGATGGCAACTTAGTGGACTTGGATAAAGTTATCGCGTTCTCTATTG gcAAGAGAAATTGTACTGGAGAGTCTTTGGCGAGAATGGAACTTTTCCTCTACTTGACTTCTCTTATCCAGAGATTTGAACTGGTACCTCCAGAGGGAGAGGACCCACCTACGTTAGAGGGATTTTATGGAACTACCCATAGTCCTCTACCATTTACACTCAGGGTACTATCCAGACACAAGTGA